In Prunus dulcis chromosome 1, ALMONDv2, whole genome shotgun sequence, the following are encoded in one genomic region:
- the LOC117622982 gene encoding O-fucosyltransferase 7-like isoform X2, translating into MQKKRWIALTALRKVLTCAICSIALVALFSVHVHVFPSSKIPNFSDPFKLPTKLSAEQSWTLELAPPHLLKAPLPSRKLDGSSGTVETDKLWKPPPNRDFVPCVEPSPNYTSPTESRGYLLVHTNGGLNQMRAGICDMVAVARIINATLVIPELDKRSFWKDSSNFSDVFDEDHFINALANDVKIITKLPKELATGTRAVKHFRSWSGMDYYQEEIASLWEEYEVIRAAKSDSRLANNNLPLDIQKLRCRACYEALRFAPQIEAMGKLLVDRMRSFGSYIALHLRFEEDMLAFSGCTQDLSPAEADELRIIRENTSYWKEKEIDPTERRSKGFCPLTPKEVGIFLSALGYPSNTPIYIAAGKIYGGDSHMAALRSRYPILMSKETLASVEELEPFTNHASQMAALDYIVSVESDVFIPSYSGNMARAVEGHRRFLGHRKTISPDRKALVRLFDKLEHGTLKDGKNLSNRVIEMHRKRQGSPRKRKGPISGTRGTERFRSEEPFYVNPLPDCLCKKELPMQTTL; encoded by the exons ATGCAGAAGAAGAGGTGGATAGCATTGACCGCACTGAGGAAGGTGCTAACGTGCGCCATATGCTCAATAGCGCTAGTGGCTCTCTTCTCTGTCCACGTACATGTCTTCCCTTCTTCAAAGATCCCTAACTTCTCTGACCCCTTCAAGCTCCCCACG AAGTTGAGCGCTGAGCAAAGCTGGACACTGGAGCTCGCCCCGCCCCATCTGTTGAAAGCACCTCTGCCTTCTCGCAAG TTGGATGGTTCAAGTGGGACTGTGGAAACTGACAAGCTATGGAAGCCTCCACCAAATCGAGATTTTGTGCCATGTGTAGAGCCAAGTCCCAATTATACAT CTCCTACAGAGTCACGTGGTTACCTGCTAGTTCATACAAATGGTGGGCTCAACCAGATGCGTGCTGGG ATATGTGACATGGTAGCTGTAGCCCGTATCATAAATGCCACTCTTGTAATTCCGGAACTTGATAAACGATCATTTTGGAAAGACTCTAG CAACTTCTCAGATGTTTTCGATGAAGATCATTTTATCAATGCTCTAGCTAATGATGTCAAAATTATAACAAAGCTACCTAAGGAACTGGCCACTGGTACCAGAGCGGTTAAGCATTTTAGAAGCTGGTCCGGTATGGATTATTACCAAGAGGAGATAGCTAGCCTCTGGGAAGAATATGAG GTTATTCGAGCTGCCAAATCTGATTCTCGCTTGGCAAATAACAACCTACCTCTAGATATACAGAAGCTTCGCTGTCGTGCTTGTTATGAAGCTCTACGCTTTGCACCTCAAATTGAAGCAATGGGAAAA TTGTTAGTTGATCGGATGAGGTCCTTTGGTTCTTATATTGCTCTGCATTTACGATTTGAGGAGGACATGCTTGCCTTTAGTGGATGCACACAGGATTTATCTCCAGCTGAAGCTGATGAACTAAGGATCATTCG AGAAAACACCTCATActggaaagaaaaggaaattgatCCCACAGAACGGAGATCCAAAGGGTTTTGCCCCTTAACTCCAAAGGAGGTTGGGATTTTTCTTAGCGCTCTTGGGTACCCATCAAACACACCGATATATATTGCTGCTGGAAAGATATATGGGGGCGATTCTCATATGGCTGCTCTGCGATCCCGTTATCCAATACTGATGAGCAAG GAAACATTGGCATCCGTTGAGGAGCTTGAACCTTTTACCAATCATGCATCTCAAATGGCTGCCCTTGACTACATTGTTTCAGTTGAAAGTGATGTATTTATACCCTCATACTCCGGAAACATGGCGAGGGCAGTTGAAGGCCATCGTCGCTTTCTTGGACACAGGAAAACAATATCTCCTGACAG GAAAGCACTTGTTCGCCTGTTTGACAAACTTGAGCATGGAACTCTGAAGGATGgcaaaaatttatcaaatagAGTTATTGAAATGCACAGGAAACG GCAAGGCTCCCCGCGGAAGAGAAAAGGTCCTATTTCAGGAACTAGGGGCACAGAAAGGTTTCGTTCAGAAGAACCCTTTTATGTGAACCCTTTACCAGATTGTTTGTGTAAAAAGGAATTGCCAATGCAAACAACTCTCTAA
- the LOC117614154 gene encoding 39S ribosomal protein L41-A, mitochondrial produces the protein MALGLILGLGRAFRRKRTSSLDILSSKRAPRDYYKGKNCKPIGFHTRKAKYVVQQEKLPNYVVPDLTDFKLKPYVSQCPREFKTSESAESIK, from the exons ATGGCATTGGGACTAATACTAGGGTTAGGAAGGGCATTTCGTCGAAAGCGCACATCATCCCTTGACATTCTTTCCTCCAAACGTGCCCCAAGGGATTACTACAAGGGGAAGAATTGCAAGCCCATTGGTTTCCACACCCGAAAAG CTAAGTATGTCGTGCAGCAGGAGAAATTACCTAACTATGTAGTCCCTGATTTAACTGACTTCAAG ctcaaACCGTATGTATCCCAGTGCCCCAGAGAATTCAAGACTAGTGAGTCTGCTGAATCAATTAAATAA
- the LOC117614746 gene encoding uncharacterized protein LOC117614746 encodes MEKLRRSSNKRKPDIARCKKHPKHQQSPGVCSLCLRQKLERLAQKLSTYSGSPLLLRRTLSTTSPSTTSSLSSYYSSSSGSSLSSPAPGYEQKGPISWFLSGDNNVLTKSRSLVNNFPRRMRGKEGSEEKKKSRFWSKLLRPRSKRREESLVHSRTVREIRVPNRVF; translated from the coding sequence ATGGAGAAGCTGAGGAGATCATCCAACAAAAGAAAGCCCGATATTGCCCGGTGCAAGAAGCACCCAAAGCACCAACAATCGCCCGGCGTTTGCAGCTTGTGCTTGAGACAAAAGCTAGAACGGCTTGCTCAAAAGCTGTCAACTTATTCTGGCTCGCCACTTCTACTACGTAGAACCTTGTCTACCACCTCTCCTTCGACGACGTCTTCTTTATCGTCGTATTACTCATCCTCTTCGGGTTCTTCTTTGTCGTCTCCGGCACCGGGATATGAGCAAAAGGGCCCCATTTCTTGGTTTCTGAGTGGTGACAATAATGTGCTCACTAAAAGTAGGTCGCTGGTTAATAATTTTCCAAGGAGAATGAGAGGGAAAGAGGGCAgcgaggagaagaagaaaagtaggTTTTGGTCGAAGTTGCTTCGTCCCAGAAGTAAGCGGAGGGAAGAGAGTTTGGTGCATTCTAGGACTGTGAGAGAGATCAGGGTGCCTAATCGGGTGTTTTGA
- the LOC117622982 gene encoding O-fucosyltransferase 7-like isoform X1 codes for MQKKRWIALTALRKVLTCAICSIALVALFSVHVHVFPSSKIPNFSDPFKLPTQHDIKYQKLSAEQSWTLELAPPHLLKAPLPSRKLDGSSGTVETDKLWKPPPNRDFVPCVEPSPNYTSPTESRGYLLVHTNGGLNQMRAGICDMVAVARIINATLVIPELDKRSFWKDSSNFSDVFDEDHFINALANDVKIITKLPKELATGTRAVKHFRSWSGMDYYQEEIASLWEEYEVIRAAKSDSRLANNNLPLDIQKLRCRACYEALRFAPQIEAMGKLLVDRMRSFGSYIALHLRFEEDMLAFSGCTQDLSPAEADELRIIRENTSYWKEKEIDPTERRSKGFCPLTPKEVGIFLSALGYPSNTPIYIAAGKIYGGDSHMAALRSRYPILMSKETLASVEELEPFTNHASQMAALDYIVSVESDVFIPSYSGNMARAVEGHRRFLGHRKTISPDRKALVRLFDKLEHGTLKDGKNLSNRVIEMHRKRQGSPRKRKGPISGTRGTERFRSEEPFYVNPLPDCLCKKELPMQTTL; via the exons ATGCAGAAGAAGAGGTGGATAGCATTGACCGCACTGAGGAAGGTGCTAACGTGCGCCATATGCTCAATAGCGCTAGTGGCTCTCTTCTCTGTCCACGTACATGTCTTCCCTTCTTCAAAGATCCCTAACTTCTCTGACCCCTTCAAGCTCCCCACG CAACATGATATTAAATACCAGAAGTTGAGCGCTGAGCAAAGCTGGACACTGGAGCTCGCCCCGCCCCATCTGTTGAAAGCACCTCTGCCTTCTCGCAAG TTGGATGGTTCAAGTGGGACTGTGGAAACTGACAAGCTATGGAAGCCTCCACCAAATCGAGATTTTGTGCCATGTGTAGAGCCAAGTCCCAATTATACAT CTCCTACAGAGTCACGTGGTTACCTGCTAGTTCATACAAATGGTGGGCTCAACCAGATGCGTGCTGGG ATATGTGACATGGTAGCTGTAGCCCGTATCATAAATGCCACTCTTGTAATTCCGGAACTTGATAAACGATCATTTTGGAAAGACTCTAG CAACTTCTCAGATGTTTTCGATGAAGATCATTTTATCAATGCTCTAGCTAATGATGTCAAAATTATAACAAAGCTACCTAAGGAACTGGCCACTGGTACCAGAGCGGTTAAGCATTTTAGAAGCTGGTCCGGTATGGATTATTACCAAGAGGAGATAGCTAGCCTCTGGGAAGAATATGAG GTTATTCGAGCTGCCAAATCTGATTCTCGCTTGGCAAATAACAACCTACCTCTAGATATACAGAAGCTTCGCTGTCGTGCTTGTTATGAAGCTCTACGCTTTGCACCTCAAATTGAAGCAATGGGAAAA TTGTTAGTTGATCGGATGAGGTCCTTTGGTTCTTATATTGCTCTGCATTTACGATTTGAGGAGGACATGCTTGCCTTTAGTGGATGCACACAGGATTTATCTCCAGCTGAAGCTGATGAACTAAGGATCATTCG AGAAAACACCTCATActggaaagaaaaggaaattgatCCCACAGAACGGAGATCCAAAGGGTTTTGCCCCTTAACTCCAAAGGAGGTTGGGATTTTTCTTAGCGCTCTTGGGTACCCATCAAACACACCGATATATATTGCTGCTGGAAAGATATATGGGGGCGATTCTCATATGGCTGCTCTGCGATCCCGTTATCCAATACTGATGAGCAAG GAAACATTGGCATCCGTTGAGGAGCTTGAACCTTTTACCAATCATGCATCTCAAATGGCTGCCCTTGACTACATTGTTTCAGTTGAAAGTGATGTATTTATACCCTCATACTCCGGAAACATGGCGAGGGCAGTTGAAGGCCATCGTCGCTTTCTTGGACACAGGAAAACAATATCTCCTGACAG GAAAGCACTTGTTCGCCTGTTTGACAAACTTGAGCATGGAACTCTGAAGGATGgcaaaaatttatcaaatagAGTTATTGAAATGCACAGGAAACG GCAAGGCTCCCCGCGGAAGAGAAAAGGTCCTATTTCAGGAACTAGGGGCACAGAAAGGTTTCGTTCAGAAGAACCCTTTTATGTGAACCCTTTACCAGATTGTTTGTGTAAAAAGGAATTGCCAATGCAAACAACTCTCTAA
- the LOC117616276 gene encoding homeobox-leucine zipper protein ATHB-6-like → MKRFSSSSDSLGVLVSNFPPKEEEKHGKDNYGYSKEFQAMLDSLDQEDCGEEMTGKKRRLSSEQVKALERNFEVENKLEPERKAKLAEELGLQPRQVAIWFQNRRARWKTKQLERDYGILKANYDGLKINFDSLERQNKALAEKLRHLKAKLCRDSAESNGSAKEESPISMCKSSIMEQSRHQDFSDNGDNAEVNLFKNLKSKDGSSDSDSNGVMKEESNGNSSLGYNNGHSSLSSNSMVNWFQLSDSRSVAGKGFQTQLVRLEEQSLFSTEESCNFFSVDQAPTLHWYSAEQ, encoded by the exons ATGAAGAGGTTCAGCAGCAGCTCAGATTCATTGGGTGTGTTGGTGTCCAATTTCCCACCAAAAG AGGAGGAGAAGCATGGAAAGGACAACTATGGTTATAGCAAGGAGTTTCAGGCAATGTTAGATTCTTTAGACCAAGAAGACTGTGGAGAAGAAATGACAGGGAAGAAAAGGCGCTTAAGCTCAGAGCAGGTCAAGGCCTTGGAGAGAAACTTTGAGGTTGAGAACAAGTTAGAGCCAGAGAGGAAGGCCAAATTAGCTGAGGAGTTGGGCCTGCAACCAAGACAAGTAGCTATTTGGTTCCAAAACCGCCGCGCCCGGTGGAAGACTAAGCAATTGGAGAGAGACTACGGCATTCTCAAAGCTAATTATGATGGCTTAAAGATCAACTTTGATAGTCTTGAGAGGCAGAATAAAGCTCTGGCTGAAAAG CTAAGGCACTTAAAAGCAAAGCTGTGCAGAGATTCTGCAGAAAGCAATGGTTCAGCTAAAGAAGAATCACCAATTTCAATGTGCAAGAGCAGTATCATGGAGCAAAGCAGACACCAAGATTTCAGTGACAATGGAGACAATGCAGAGGTGAATTTGTTTAAGAACTTGAAATCCAAAGATGGATCATCAGATAGTGACTCAAATGGAGTTATGAAGGAAGAGAGCAATGGAAATTCTTCTCTTGGCTATAACAATGGCCATTCATCATTGTCTTCAAATTCAATGGTAAACTGGTTTCAATTATCAGACTCTAGATCAGTAGCTGGTAAAGGGTTCCAGACTCAGCTTGTGAGGCTGGAAGAGCAAAGTTTGTTTAGCACAGAAGAATCCTGCAATTTCTTCTCAGTTGATCAAGCTCCCACTCTCCATTGGTACTCTGCTGAGCAGTAA